The Peromyscus leucopus breed LL Stock chromosome 4, UCI_PerLeu_2.1, whole genome shotgun sequence genome segment AAACACTTAGTTTACACAAAGAGCTTTAGTTCATAAAGATAACTTACTCGGGCAGTTTAATTCAGTTAAATTACTGTGCTAAGGCAGTTTTACGAGTGTACACTACCTCTGAAGCCTTAAATGAATGCAGTTTTGTTGGATGAGCTGAAATAGCAATGCCAACAACTCTGAAGGTTAAGCTACAAATACACTGTTTTACTATTAATAtgattttcaaatacatttgtcACTAAGAGTTTAATGACAGCTGGCCAAAGTGCAGAGGAGAAGTGACATCCGTATCACACCAGCTCTCAGAACTCAGGGAGGCCTGgagtgaaacagtgtcttccggACATGACAGGACCTTGTGCAGTCAGGAACTCCCAGCAGCTCTGCAGAAGCCCTGCACATGATGAAGAGTTAACATTCTAGCAAGCAGCAGAGAGAGGCTCGCAATTTCCCaaccctaactgaggagctatggtACAGCTGATGGCCGCTGGgggaaggagaatcagttttctttaactgTGCGGCTCCTAGTAGGTTGAAGAGGCTCTTGTGAGCAGTCCCTACCCAGATGTAAATGGGCAGCACCAAATGGACTCcatagttaatttttaaaaagagaaagatacgGAGTTGGGTGAGGTGGGAACAGTTCAGGGAGGTAGTGGTGAGATCCTCCAGAAGGGAGAGGAATGGAAATGAATATAATCCAAATTCACTGCATAAAATCCTCGAACATTCTTCTTTGCATATCATATATAAACTTATAAAAAAATAGTTACAACAGTtacacaagagtagaaatacgACACTTAAGGGAAAGTTACTATAAGTCCTACTATTCCCATGTAACTGAAACGAGTTCCAATGTCAGAAGACAAGTAATCCTTTCCAAGCAGACATAATAAATATCAACACACAGAGCCTGACAAGTACTACAAGTCCATCATTAAGCATATACAGACATTAATAACATTATCTAATACACATTTTGTGTTTCAATGTAGAAAGTATGATACCTCTTTGCAGCAGTTCTGGACATGTTTGGATTACACACTCAACTCGGGCACTTTCAAAGTAAGTTTCTGCACTGTTAATATCTTGTTCAACAGGAGCATCACTACTCTGTGGGAACAACAAGGATGGAAGGAAAAACTTGAGTTCAAATATCAAGCCATATTTGTTAAGAATTTAAgttagagctgggcggtggtggcgcatgcctttaatcccagcactcgggaggcagaggcagaggcagaggcaggcggatctctgtgagttcaaggccagcctggtctacagagctagttccaggacaggctccaaagatacacagagaaaccctgtctcagaaaaacaaacaaaccaaaaaacccaaacaaacaaaaagaatttaagttagaaaattttaaaacatgattctAATGGAAAGTAAGGTAATGCTTACTAAAATGAGTATAAATTCTCAAAGTGCTAAAATTTAGCCACAGCTTCAATATATTAGGCCCTTTGAGAGGAgtatacagtataaaaaaataaagtatttttaaaaatccagcttTTACACTCAAATAGATCAGATCTAGCAGAAGAAAAGCAGCATTTATAAAAACTGTAATTCAACATGAAATTGCTACAGAATGAGAAGAAAGCTTTGGGGGATAGAGTTTGGGAGTGAACCATTTCGCTAGGAGGGATCAGAAAAAGCTGAAACAGTAGTAATAGATGTGGGTGTTTACAGGCAGAACACAGGTTAGGAATTCACAGGAAAACGATGCACCAAGTGCAGGAAGCCTGCAAAAGCATGCAATTCCATTACTGTTGTTATTCCTTTCACTTTTCATACAAGGAAACAAAGGCTCAGAAAGGTTAAGTGACATCCTCAAAGTCACAAGCTAAGTGCTCCCGTCAACCCCTGAACCCAGACGGACGTATTCTCTTCCCTAGTCCATTATGCTACAATAGAATGTCCCTAAAAATGCAGGTAAAAGAAACAGTTCTTGAAGCCTGACAGAGCTGAAAGGACAACAATAACTTAGGAACAAATTCACAGATTAGAGAAAGgtgattttgaaattatttgtgGGAACATGCTAGTGAAGGCAGGCAAGGATAGTCCTATGATTTTTATCTGAAGACGGAAACGATAGCTATCCTATTCATTTGACTGATTAGACAGCAATAAGGACAATCTTTGAGGGGATCAAAGAACCTCTTCAGTATTAAACACAAAATCTGGGACCTACTAGATATACAAATAAAGACACCCAGTGGGCAAATGTCAGAAATGATACCGAGTTAGGAATTACAGAGACTTAAAGCTAATGTGCTAGTGACTAAAGAGGAACTTAAACGAGAAGATGAACAACAGAATTTGTGGGAAAGATCAAGTATTTGTatggagaggaagaacaaggaaatgagAAGAATGAGCAAAAATCATCTAATATAAAAAGATTCAGGAAGTCAATGACGTGTCATCCGATACAACTCATACTTGGAGAGACTGGTGTCTGTAACAACAGGGGCTgccaagatggctcaatggttaagagcatgattgctcttgcagatgatctgagttcagttctaaCATCCACTTCAGGAAGCTCCCACCCAACACCTTGAACTCCAGCTCTAACGGATCTGATGCCTCTTGCCTTCATGGACACCCGCACTCGTGTGTacgtacccacacacagacacatataccacataattaaaaaataaatctttaaaagcaaacaaaaagtcaTCACTACCACAGAAACCCAGCCAAGCAAAAAACCTCCAACTCCTATATAGCAATGCCACATCTTAGGAGTATGACTCAAACTCTGAGATGTATGTAGTCTTCTATGTCTAAGAATAATGGTGTAACTCCAGTTTAAACAACTGTAACACGGGGGCTCAGGAGGTATCCTCGTGTAAGCATGGAGATCTGAGTTTGGACTGCCAGCACCCACCTAAAAAGCtaggcacagaggcacacacatctGTATCCTAGTGTTGagggccttgctggccagccttgCCAAAATAAGAAGCTCTGATCCAGTGACAGACCCTGCTTCACAAAACAAGGTGgaggagaaacaaaggaagacatCCGTCTATGCACTTTGGTCTCCACTCTTGTGCAAACACATCTGCACATACATTtggacatgtgtacacacatatacacacaagcccATCATATAAgcacacatgaaaaagaaaaaaaatcacaaaaccctCTCCTAATACCTTAGAaactgttttttcttctctcccctccacaaATTTAACATTTATACTGCTTTCCTTCTAGTTGACTGCATCTGAACAACTTCAGAAATCTCAAAAATTTCTTAAGCTATTAAAGGGCTAGAGAAATATAAAGTGAGTGGGAACTAAGTCTATCAACAAATTATAACTGCcccaggtggcctggaactcatgtaggtcaggctggccctgaacctagagctcttcctccttttactggtcaagtattgggattacaggtaccaCATCACATCATGGCTGCCTATAATAgtatttttagaattaaaaacaagaaacctTAATCTTTAgcaatacagaaaaataatttgagtCATATTTAGAATAAGTAGCtaccaaaaatgtatttttggctgggcggtggtggcgcacgcctttaatcccagcactcgggaggcagagccaggcggatctctgtgagttcgaggccagcctgggctaccaagtgagttccaggaaaggcacaaagctacacagagaaaccctgtctcgaaaaaaaaaaaaaaccaaaacaaacaaacaaaaaaaagtatttttgaagAACTATTTAATAGAGATTACAATTTAAACATGTAAATTGGATGGTGCTAGTATATTTTTTTAAGCCTGCTTATGCTGCTTTTGTAtatattgacttttcttttttcaccCTTTCAATAAAATGTACTCAGTAATTGAAAAGTAACACAGTATTAATAAGAGCAACAATATACCAACCAACCTGAACCTCATTCACATACTGTGCTATCACAAACTCGTGTCTTTCAGTTGAGAGAGGCTCTGCTAGAACATCAGGCAATGTTTTATGGGTCAGGCTTTTCTTCTGGGAAGCAGTCCCATTGAGGTGACAGTCAAAGCCCATATTCCCAGGAAGCTGGAACCTCTGATCCTGAGGGCCAAATGGTCCCATAGTTTCATCAGGCCACACTGTCCGGGAGCCTGAAGGGAATAAAGGGGGCTATCCAGTTAGTCTTCATGTGGTACAAAGGGGAAGTTAGCTgttacaaacaacagaaacagaatccAGGGAAGCTGTAGGGCTTTGAATGCCCTGGTGAACTTACACTGTAGTAAAGCTTTTGAAGGAACCAAGATTCCATGTGTTATGCCTTTGGGACACATTAGGTTAAGCTTCTAAAAGCCTTTGGTATTTCGGCAGGCATTATAAACTTTCAAGTATGGAACGTAGAATTTCTCAAACCTTTCTAACCACCACCCAACCTCTTTAAATAGCCTTGGACAATGATTCGTAATTTGGAAACTGCTGCgagaataaagaatatttatcAAGAAAGGAACATAATTAAAACACCTTAGAATGATTAGTATGACAGTGATGCAAATAACAGATTAAAAGAAGCACTGCCAATTCCAGGTAAATTATTCAACAAATCCATACTAAACACACAAAGTGCTTGCTACGTTGAAGAGATTAGCAAAGAAGCCTAAGTAGCAAGCTAGCCTAGGGGATCAAGAGAGGGGCAGAAGCAGCTGAGGGAAGactggatgtcagaggacaggaAGACATCAGTGTGAGGACTGGGGGGATGGTCAGCCTGAGAGTGCACACTGTTCCCCAGAACTCGACCAGGGCTGCCCACAGCTGCCTGGAACTGCAGGTCCAGGGACTGAACACTCTCGAATGGTCTCTACGgatacctgcactcatatgccatatacacaaaaataaaataaaaataaaatcttaaaaaaaaaaaaaaaaaaacttagaaatctGGGACCAAGTGTAGACAGTACTGGATTTTCAATTTGGTCTTTTTTAGCTTTGTGACAGTAAGAAAACAAGATGCACTAAATActgaattttgatatttttctttgggTAGTAACAGGCTATACAGTAATCTCTCTTTTAGTTAGGCAGTGAGTTTTAGTTCTTAGTCATGTGATACTTAGGAATAAGTAATACACAGTATACTATATTGCCAAACTATGATGTTTGGGAGATTAAGTATATCAAATATGctctttttaattaaagtttttcatttattttacatcctgatcgcagttacccctctctcctctccttctaaCTTATAACAATTACAATGTGTTTCCTGGGATATATTCCTATAAagaacattgttttattttactttttgtaataGTATAACTTTCTGATATATCTAGGTAGAATGGTATTTTATTATCAGTGGaacaaacaaaagtttaaaaagatgTATAAAACTCCAAGAAAAACTATTAGCGAAAACATAAAAGATTTTACAAGTATGATAAAAGCAGTATTTTACTTACATATATCTGGGGGTGCAGTGGCCACATGAGACTCATCAGAACCCGAAGACCCTGCAGTTGAAAAGGCTTTTGGCGTGACAACTCTTTTCACTAAGGAACAGAATCCTGGGAGATAGGAAACCAGTCTGGCCCTGTTACAGAGCACCTAGTAACAACAGAAATGAACAGTTTTGGAGACAAATAATACATTCTGACAAATCTTCATATTgtgtttcatctttgtgtgtgcacacacatatggtgCATGTGTGATATAAATTACGCAACctctcatattttaaattaaaaaaccctTGACTCCCATCTTCCCCTGGCTTGTATACACTCAGAAGGTTAGAGGAGGGCAGGAGTCCtggtctttgagacagtctctcactgagcctggagctgctGTGGTGGTGGGGTCAAGTcccagtgatcttcctgtctctgccttccccacagtGCTAGTGTTACAAGCATGTGcagccatgcctggatttttacgTGAGTACGATTTCAAATAAGGTTCTCATGCTTATGCAGTAAGCTAATTCATCCCATTGGGttgtatctttaaaaacaacacacactaCTATCTCTGTGGACTATCTACTATGTGACAAACAATATGTGTActtacaattaaaaaacaaacactatgAGAGTTGTCAGAATCAAAGCggggagtgggagggagtggACAAGTGTGGCAAGCCCTAACAAGGAGGGCATGCTAAGAAGTAGGGAAGTTTTCGAAGAGACTATTAACTGATAAATGAACTGTCACAGAAAGACCACCCAAACCATAACCTTGCACAAAGGCCACTGTAGAAACAAAGCAAATCAAACATTTCTAAGAGGATGTCTAACCAGTAACTGCCTATTCACCTTTGGACTGATGCTACCTGGTGTTGATCCTCGGAGCCAAAAACAATCCAACAAATTATGCAACCCTTTcgtattttaaattagaaaaccCTTGACCCTCAGCTCTCCTCCATCCCGGCCCCCCGCCCTGGTTGCCTACAACCCTACTTGTCTTGCCAGGCTTCTTGTAATCACTCACTCTCAAATAAACTCTGCTCTTCAGATTCCCCTTAGACCACAACACAAACATCTGAACAAACAGTATGTTGCTCTGAGATAAAAGTGTATGTTTTTTCGAATAAAGATCACAAAGTGAATCTATAAATGCCACCTTATTTAATAAATACCACAAGTGTAGAGCAACTAGTAAGATTCTGCTGTCCTTAAACCAGAGACTTGAGAAGTATCCTTGGAGCCTAATGTTTCCTTTCcagtccttttcttctttaactgCTGCAGACTGTGCTAATTACTTCCCATGCTATTACTTCTTCTTCATTCACTTTCCTTAATTTTAGCATATCTTTATGGTGTATTTTCTGATACTATGTTTACTTCCCAGACTGAGTTAAAATAGATGAATATGTAAATAGATGAGCATGGACAGACTTTTAGCAGAATACTTGGGTTAGAATAGTTCAATGTAGAAGTTGCCAAATGATTTCCCAATACAGCTAATTGTTGGGAAATGAAGTTTTATTGTAACGCAGACTGCTTTCACACTGTAACATCAGCATTAGCCTATGGCCCATAAAGCTTAAAATATTTGCTAGCTGgctatttgcatttaaaaaaatatggacaTCACCTGGCCTGGAACATCAGGAATGAGTTACCATACTGAGTCATGATTGTCTATATTTCAGAGCGCAGACAAACAGAGTATTTCTCACATGAAAGAAAAGGTCTACAGTTAGTTACAGCCATCTGCAGCTGACTGATGCAATCTGAGTACAGACTATTGCTGTAGTACCTTCTGACTTCACAGGGAAGCAGATGTCTCTTCACCGAGAATCATGTGACTTGGGAAATTCTATTAAAACTTTATaactttcaggaaaaaaaggGATAAAGTAGCTATATCCAGAAGAGTGGCAAGTTTGGATGCTAAATTACGGGCAGTTTTATAACTCTGGATGTTAAGTAAATTGTTAAagacacatgtatatgcatatttcaCTACTAACATCTGCCAAGAAATTACAACACATATAAACCAACACAAAATCCTTATGGTTGACATCCGAACAGTAGGATTTAAATTTGTTTAATATAAACTTCATTCCAACAAAGA includes the following:
- the Mmadhc gene encoding cobalamin trafficking protein CblD — translated: MAHVLCNRARLVSYLPGFCSLVKRVVTPKAFSTAGSSGSDESHVATAPPDICSRTVWPDETMGPFGPQDQRFQLPGNMGFDCHLNGTASQKKSLTHKTLPDVLAEPLSTERHEFVIAQYVNEVQSSDAPVEQDINSAETYFESARVECVIQTCPELLQRDFESLFPEVANNKLMVLTVTQKTENDMTVWSEEVELEREMLLEKFINGAKEICYALRAEGYWADFIDPSSGLAFFGPYTNNTLFETDERYRHLGFSVDDLGCCKVIRHSLWGTHVFVGSIFTNAAADSHIIRKLSGN